The window GCACCATGCGTTGCAGGCGGTCGCTCTCCCGTTCGATGACGCCCAGGAAGCGCTCGGCTTTGTCCGGCTGGCGGGCCTTGCCCTCGCGCAACAGGCGCGAATACATCAGGATAGTCGCCAGCGGGGTGCGTAGCTCGTGGATGATGCCGTGGAAGAGGTCGTCGCGCATCCGCTCGACTTCGCGAATCTGGGTCAGGTCGCTGAAGACGAGAATCGCCTCCGTCGCCGCGCCGTTTTCGTCGTGCACAGGCGCGCCGCTGATGAGCACCGGCAGCGGCCGGCCGTCGGCCCGCGGGATGTCGGCCGCCAGTTGGACGCTCTCTTCGGAGGAAGTCAGAATGCGGCTGACCAGGTCGTCGATGCTGCCCTTCTTGGTTCGCACCAGGTCGCGCAGCAGGCAGCCCTCGGCCGCGCCGCTGGCGTCGATGAGCAGGGAGGTGAAGGCGCTGTTGGCGCGGGTGATGATGCCGTCGCGATTGACGGTGACCAGCCCTTCCGACATGCTGGCGAATAGGGTCTCGATGCGCCGCTTTTCGGCCAATACGTCGGCGTGGAGGTTGGCGTTCTCGATGGCCGCGGCCAGCGGCCCGCTGAGGCCCTGCATCAGTTGCACGTCGTGGTCGGTGAATTTGCCGAACTGGCGGTTGATGGCTTGCAGCACGCCGATGGTGCGCTCATCGACCTTGAGCGGGATGCAGATCATCGAATCGGTGCGAAAGCCGGAGCGCCGGTCGACGCCGGAGAAGAAGCGCTTGTCGGAGTAGGCGTTGTTGATGATGACCGGCTCCTGATGCTCGGCCACCCAGCCGGCGATGCCCTGGCCACGCTTCAGGCGCACCGGCGGCAGGCGCTCGAACATCGGCCCCATGAGGGTGTCCACAAACACAATATCGCCGGTTAGAGATTCGATCAGCCCGATGGACAGCGTCTCCACGTTGAGCGTGCGCCGGATGGGGCCGGTGAGCAACTGGTAGATTTGTTGTACGTTGAGCGTGGAGCTGAGGGCGTGGCTGATGTCGGTGATAACGGCGAACTCGACGGTGCGGCGATCGACCTCCTGGCGCAGGGCGGCCCGGTCGAGGAATACGCGCATCAGATCGACGATTTCGCCCATGATGGCGAGGTCGAACGGCGGCGATTCCGGTGGGTCGATCAGGGCCAACAGAGTCGGCGGAAAGGCCTGGTAGGGGCGGTCATCCGGCACCAGCGGGGCGATGACGACCTGGCGATGCGACTCCAGCCACAGCCGGCCGGAAATGATGGCCGCCGCCGGTAGAGCCAGTTTGTCGAGGATGGCCGGCCCGGTGTAGGCCAGCAGCGGATCGAGGCCCGCTTCTTCGCGCGCCCAGCGGTGTTGGGTGGTGATGCCCGCCGGGTCGGTCAGCCACAAATCATAGCTTTTGGATTCGCTATCGGCCACCGCCACCAGCGCCCTTGACCCCAGATACTTGGCGACGTGGTAGGAAAAACTGGCGCAGACAAAATGGACGTCAAAAACGTCCTGTAAATCGCCCAAAATATCTTGCCACATCGCCAACAACCCGTGGCTGTGTTTTGCCTGCACACCCTGGATCATAGCGGCAGTTATAGCCATCGGTCAAACGATTCGCAAACGTGGCGCGGGGATTCTCATCGGCTGAATGTTTGCCGCGAGGCTTGCGGGATGGGGGCAGTTTAAGTATAGTTTGAACTGCCTCTACAACTTTTCAGCTTGTTTACAATCCAAGGAGAATATCAATGGACTACATTGAATCAGTGCATGCGCGC is drawn from Candidatus Promineifilum breve and contains these coding sequences:
- a CDS encoding ATP-binding protein, whose translation is MQAKHSHGLLAMWQDILGDLQDVFDVHFVCASFSYHVAKYLGSRALVAVADSESKSYDLWLTDPAGITTQHRWAREEAGLDPLLAYTGPAILDKLALPAAAIISGRLWLESHRQVVIAPLVPDDRPYQAFPPTLLALIDPPESPPFDLAIMGEIVDLMRVFLDRAALRQEVDRRTVEFAVITDISHALSSTLNVQQIYQLLTGPIRRTLNVETLSIGLIESLTGDIVFVDTLMGPMFERLPPVRLKRGQGIAGWVAEHQEPVIINNAYSDKRFFSGVDRRSGFRTDSMICIPLKVDERTIGVLQAINRQFGKFTDHDVQLMQGLSGPLAAAIENANLHADVLAEKRRIETLFASMSEGLVTVNRDGIITRANSAFTSLLIDASGAAEGCLLRDLVRTKKGSIDDLVSRILTSSEESVQLAADIPRADGRPLPVLISGAPVHDENGAATEAILVFSDLTQIREVERMRDDLFHGIIHELRTPLATILMYSRLLREGKARQPDKAERFLGVIERESDRLQRMVRQMLDLAKLETRELQRSPEPVSINTIFDETLPPLAERAVQKGLLFRQRIQPDLPPVMGNFDVYDMALKNLLENAIKFTPSGSVQIAAWSDEQAVTIEVSDEGIGIPAEAMNNLFKRFYRTQTAVERGIAGTGLGLYMVKENLRSYNGQIAVQSTLGKGSTFTIRLPIAQV